A region of the Apium graveolens cultivar Ventura chromosome 6, ASM990537v1, whole genome shotgun sequence genome:
AGGTGCAAAACCTTACGAGAAGGATAGCGGCCTTAAATCGATTTGTCTCTAAGTCATCGGAAAAATGCAAGGAGTTCTTCTCAGCTATCAAAAAAGGAAAGAACTTCGAGTGGACAGCCGAATGTGAAGAGGCCTTCACCAAAATCAAGGAACAGCTAGGGAATCCCCCGTTGTTGTCTAAGCCCTTGGAGGGAGAAACCCTTTTGTTGTACTTAGCTTTCACAGATTATTCAATCAGTGCAGTATTGGTCCGGGAAGATGAGCAGGTGCAATACCCTGTTTATTACGTGAGCAAGAGACTATTGGACGCTGAGACCCGGTACACGAATATGGAAAAATTGGCCTATGCCCTAATTTTAGCCTCAAGGAAGTTGAGGCCGTATTTTCAAGCACATCGGGTGGAAGTCAGAACTTCATTTCTCCCAAGGCAGGTTATGCACAAACCTGAAGCTTCGGGAAGGATGATGAAATGGGCTGTCGAGCTGGGGCAGTTTGATGTGGAGTATAAGCCCAGGACTGCTATTAAGGGGCAAGCTTTGGCCGATTTTTTCCTGGAATTCCCCTCTTCTTGTGAAGTAAGTGGGAATGAATGCGTTACTAAATCAACACCTATGGAAATCCCCATGGAAAACTGCTCACCTTGGTGGACTTTGTATGTTGATGGGGCTGTGAATGGGAATGGAGCAAGCTCGGGTATAATGTCGGTTAGCCCTGAAGGGCATAAACTCCAAAGTTCTATTCACTTTGGATTCAAGGCAACCAATAACTATGTTGAATACGAGGCACTAATAGCAGGATTGAAGCTGGCCCTCGAGATGAAAGTTGAGAATCTAAATGTGTTTAGTGATTCGATGCTAGTGGTTGGACATATTAAAGGAGGCTTTCAGGCTAGAGGCCCTCGTACCGACCTATACATGAGGCATGCACAAGAGCTGATGGGTACATTCAAGGAAGTTAACCTGGAACAAATTCCCCGCGCACAAAATACGGATGCAGATGCCTTGGCTAAACTAGGATCTCAAAGGGAGGCTACACTGTTGGGAGTAATACCCCTGGAGATCCAAAAGCAGCCTAGTATCTTTCAGGCTGAGGTCATGGGGGTAGAAGTCCAAAGGGAAGAGTCATGGGTCACCCCCATTTTGGACTATATCACAAAAGGAATACTCCCTGTGGACAAAGATGAGGCTAGGAGGGTTAAGTACAAGGCATCAAGGTATGTTATCTACAATGAAAATCTGTACAAAAGGGGTTTTAACAGGCCTCTTTTAAGGTGTGCGTAATTGGAGACGAATGTGACTACGTTATGCGGGAGGTACATGGGGGTATTTGCGGGAACCATGCTGGAGGAACTTCTCTTGACCATTAGATATTGAGACAGGGATATTACTGGCCAACTCTACAGAAAGACTCCCATGAGTTCGCCCGCGCGTGTGATCGATGCCAAAGGTTTGCTAACCTAAATAGTAACCCTGTTGTACCTTTGAAGCATATAACTAGCCTTTGGCCCTTTGCTGTCTGGGGGATAGACCTGATTGGGGAATTACCTAAAGGAAAAGGTGGGGTAAAGTATGCTGTAGTAGCCGTTGATTATTTTACCAAGTGGGCAGAGGCTGAGCCATTGGCTACCATTACTGCAGCCAAGTTGAAGGTATTCATTTTTCAGGCTATTGTGTGCAGATTCGGGGTCCCTTATAAGTTGATCTCAGACAATGGGAAGCAATTCGACAGTAAGGAAATGTGAAAGCTTTGTGATGACTTAAAGATCCAGAAGGGTTTCTCTGTAGTCTGCCACCCTCAAAGCAATGGGAAAACTGAAGCGGTGAATAAGATAATCAAGCATACCCTCAAGGCCAAGCTGGAGGAGAAGAAGGGGTATTGGCTTGAAGAACTGCCCATGGTGTTATGGTCTTATAATACTACACCCAGGACAACCACTGGAGAATCCCCATTCACTTTGGCTTACGGATGTGAGGCTTTGGTTCCTGTGGAGATAGACTCTGGGTCATTCAGGCGTGATAATTATAACCCCATGGATAATGAGGTTAATCATCGACTGTATTTGGATCTTGTGGAAGAAGTACGGGCCACCTCCCAGCTGAAGCTAGCTCCTACCAGCAAAGAACCCGTAAGTACTTTGACAAGAAGGTTAGAGC
Encoded here:
- the LOC141664586 gene encoding uncharacterized protein LOC141664586 → MREHITSLWPFAVWGIDLIGELPKGKGGVKYAVVAVDYFTKWAEAEPLATITAAKLKIQKGFSVVCHPQSNGKTEAVNKIIKHTLKAKLEEKKGYWLEELPMVLWSYNTTPRTTTGESPFTLAYGCEALVPVEIDSGSFRRDNYNPMDNEVNHRLYLDLVEEVRATSQLKLAPTSKEPLKAHMFKTNIA